The sequence below is a genomic window from Dehalogenimonas sp. THU2.
TGATACGGAGCCGCCGTTTTTTCAATTTCCACAGCTTCAAGCCATGGGTTTTCCCTCGGTGGCTGGTAAAAATGGCCGTGGATGCAAAGAAACCGTTCACCCATATCAGCTTCCCTTCACTAGTGTCAGAATTATTCCACCGAGGGGCGGCAGATCGAGACTGATCGAATATGGCCGTCCGTTCACCACTGCGTTTTCTGACTGAATGATACCCTTGCAAATCAAACTGCCGGAACCACCGTAAATCGGGTCATCGCTGGAAAACGCAACCCGCCAGCTTCCCGTTTCTGGTATGCCGATGCGGTAACCAGATCTCAGTACCGGAGTAAGATTAAGCACAACCAGCACTATGGCGCCGGGAGCCCTTCCCCTCCGCAAGTAGGCGAGGACACTGGCGGCGGCATCGTCGGCGGCCAGCCATTCAAAACCGCCGATTTCGGCATCCAGTTCGTGCAGGGCAGGACTTGAAAAATAGAGACGGTTCAAATCGCTCACCAGATCCAGTATCTGCCGGTGACGGTCGTACTTAAGAAGTTGCCAATCGAGGGTTTCGTCATGCCGCCACTCATGCCACTGGCCGAACTCCCCACCCATGAAAAGCAGCTTCTTTCCAGGTTGCGTGAACATATAAGTGTACAGTAATCGCAGGTTAGCGAATTTATGCCATTCGTCACCGGGCATTTTCCCAAGGAGCGAGGCTTTACCGTATACCACCTCATCATGCGACAGCGGCAGAACGTAATTTTCGGAGAAGGCGTAGATCATGCGAAACGTCAGAACGTTATGATGGTAACGTCGGTGTATCGGGTCGAGTTGGAAATACCTGAGTGTATCATGCATCCAGCCCATGTCCCACTTGTAACCGAAGCCCAACCCGCCCGTATGGACGGGATGGGACACCATCGGCCAGGCGGTCGATTCCTCGGCTATCGTTTGGACATCCGGAAAGCGGCGATAGATCTCAGTATTGAGTCGTTTGAGGAGGTCAATGGCCTCAAGGTTCTCCCTTCCCCCGTTTTTGTTGGGAGACCATTGGCCGGCCTTACGCGAGTAATCCAGGTATAACATGGAAGCTACACCATCGACCCGCAAGCCGTCGGCATGATACTTATCCAGCCAATAAAGGGCGCTGGAAATAAGAAAACTTCTGACCTCATTGCATCCATAGTTAAATATCCAGCTTTGCCAATCAGGATGGAATCCTCGCTTGGGGTCGGCGTGTTCATAGAGGTGGGTACCATCAAAATACGCCAGACCGTGTTCATCTCCGGGAAAGTGTGCCGGAACCCAATCCATGATGACGCCGATCCCGGCCTGGTGGAGATGGTCGATAAGGAACATCAAATCCTGCGGTTTGCCGTAGCGGGCGGTAGGAGCAAAATAACCGGTTACCTGGTAGCCCCAGGAACCAAAAAAGGGATGCTCCATTACCGGCAGAAGCTCCACGTGGCTGAATCCGGCTTCCTTGACATAATCAGCCAGTAAAAACGCCATTTCCCGGTAGGTAAGATAACGCCCGTCATTGCCGCGCCTCCAGGAACCGAGGTGTACCTCGTACACACTTATCGGCGAGCCGACGTGGTTTTTCCGCCAGCGTCCTGCCATCCATTCGCCGTCGGACCAGACATAGTCGATATGGGAAGTAAGGGAGGCGGTATGCGGTGCAGTTTCGGCGGCAAAAGCCAGGGGATCAGCCTTGTCCACCGTATAATGGTCGCGACGCGACACGATGTGGTATTTATAGAGGCTGCCAGAGCTTATGCCGGGCAGGAAACCCTCCCAAATTCCGGAACTGCCTTTGGGTCGAAGCGGATGACTCGTGGTATTCCATTCATTGAAATCTCCAACGACGGTAAGCTCAGCGGCATTGGGGGCCCAGACGGCAAAATAATAACCTTTTACTCCCTTGCGTTTCGTGGCGTGGGAGCCCAGTTTGTTGTAGAGGGTGTAATGTGAACCTTCGTTGAACAGGTAGAGATCGTCGTCGCTCAGCAGGCTGACGTCATAATACACTTTAGTCTTTGGGCGAGACATTCGATACCTTTTTCCTGATTTGATCGATTTTCTTGAGAAAATGTTGTATTTCAGGAGTTGTCTCCAACTCCTCCAACGATAACTTTATCTTTCGGCGCCAGTTGGCGTGTTCCTGATAGGTACCGGGGATATTCTGCGCCCGGCGTTCACCAGTAAGGTCGGCAAGATTCACTAACATTACCTCAGACGTGCTTTCCGCTAATATTTCTGCAATCACGCGGAGAACCTCTTCTGCGGTGGGGTTTATCTCTTCGAAACGGCCTTCAGTGACCAGGCATCTTAAAAGTGATGTTTTCCCAGCTTGGCGCTGCTCTTTTTCAGCGACAGCCTGTTCCGGCATGAGTACACCGACTGCCTGTCGTTCGGTGATATCCTCCTCGTCCCAAAATGCGGCAAAGGGATGCATGTCATGTGTATTTAGAGTTGCCACAGAGTCAGCCGGAGCGGCTTCCGGGCAGCCGCCGTCCCCAGTGACCATCTCGTACTGAGCGACATAGCTGCGGTAGATATGGCGGCGGCGCATCGCCCTCCTCACTTCCCTGGGCACAAGACCCAGGTCCTCGCCGACTATCACAGCCCGCTGGCGATGCGCCTCCAAACAGAGAATAGCATACAGTTCCTTCGCCTCATAACGGACATAGATGCCTTCGGTGGCTTTCAGTCCCGGCGGGATCCAGAACAATCTGTGCAATCCCATAATATGATCGAGCCGCAGTATACCCGCAAAACGAAGATGGTGTCGTAAAACCTCGATGGTATATTTGTAACCGCTTTCACGCTGTCGCTGTGGATGAAGCGGGGGGAAACCCCAGTTCTGGCCGCCCGAAAACGCCGGGTCCGGCGGCGCGCCGACACTAGCCCCAAGGGCAAAAACAGACTGTTCCCGCCAGACATCATAACCATCAGGGTGGGTGCCCAGCGACAAATCAAGGTAAAAAGCCTGACCTCGTTCACGCGCGCGTGCCGTGGTATCCGCCATCTGTTCGTGAGCGATAAACTGAGTGTAGAGATAGTAGCGTAGCAGTTCGGGGCAGCAGTCGGAGTCCACGATATATCCATTACGCAGCTTTTCCGGCCAGTCCCGCCACGGTGCCTTACGCTCTTCTGAAACGGCGCGAAAACGGCAATAGCGCTCAAGGTCGGGCTTGCTAACCAGGTAGTCGGTAAATGATTTCCAGCGTTCGGACGGTTGTCGTTGGAAAAATGCTTCGGCCAGCAATTCCAGGATGCCCCGTTTCAGATGGGACGCCCGGGCATAGTCCACCATTTCCAGCGCGCGCAGAGCTTCAAGTTCATCTTTAAATTCCGTAGAGCGTAATCGTGCCGCAGCTTCCGGACAATCGGCCAGTTCAGGGATCGTCTCTACGTTGATATACAACTCGTTCCAATACAAGCGGCTAACCGGAGAGTATGGGCTGGGGTTGAAATGCTCTTTGAGGAATACCGGTAAGAGTGGCAGGGTTGCGATCACACTGCCGCCAAGAGAAGCGTTGAACTCCGCCAGTTTTTCCAGATCGCCGACATCGCCAGCGCCCCAGCTTGTCCCGGAATGCAGGGCGTAAAGCGGACAAAACAAGCCCCAGCGCTTGGGTCCCCCAGCCGGCGTGAATACATGCGGCGGAGCTGAGATGATTAGAGTGGA
It includes:
- the glgB gene encoding 1,4-alpha-glucan branching protein GlgB yields the protein MSRPKTKVYYDVSLLSDDDLYLFNEGSHYTLYNKLGSHATKRKGVKGYYFAVWAPNAAELTVVGDFNEWNTTSHPLRPKGSSGIWEGFLPGISSGSLYKYHIVSRRDHYTVDKADPLAFAAETAPHTASLTSHIDYVWSDGEWMAGRWRKNHVGSPISVYEVHLGSWRRGNDGRYLTYREMAFLLADYVKEAGFSHVELLPVMEHPFFGSWGYQVTGYFAPTARYGKPQDLMFLIDHLHQAGIGVIMDWVPAHFPGDEHGLAYFDGTHLYEHADPKRGFHPDWQSWIFNYGCNEVRSFLISSALYWLDKYHADGLRVDGVASMLYLDYSRKAGQWSPNKNGGRENLEAIDLLKRLNTEIYRRFPDVQTIAEESTAWPMVSHPVHTGGLGFGYKWDMGWMHDTLRYFQLDPIHRRYHHNVLTFRMIYAFSENYVLPLSHDEVVYGKASLLGKMPGDEWHKFANLRLLYTYMFTQPGKKLLFMGGEFGQWHEWRHDETLDWQLLKYDRHRQILDLVSDLNRLYFSSPALHELDAEIGGFEWLAADDAAASVLAYLRRGRAPGAIVLVVLNLTPVLRSGYRIGIPETGSWRVAFSSDDPIYGGSGSLICKGIIQSENAVVNGRPYSISLDLPPLGGIILTLVKGS
- the malQ gene encoding 4-alpha-glucanotransferase, coding for MAARKDRIALAALAKACGIQTAYRDMNGRTHRATSEIVISTIRAMGIELKDTSDAIKALERLKNERLKRIVEPVIIAWNGRRAGISLSLSRVPLEDIKAELRLESGETRRLEWKDIARFAAINSKDDGVILNLRLPLKEPLPWGYHRLDLSIAGDSASTLIISAPPHVFTPAGGPKRWGLFCPLYALHSGTSWGAGDVGDLEKLAEFNASLGGSVIATLPLLPVFLKEHFNPSPYSPVSRLYWNELYINVETIPELADCPEAAARLRSTEFKDELEALRALEMVDYARASHLKRGILELLAEAFFQRQPSERWKSFTDYLVSKPDLERYCRFRAVSEERKAPWRDWPEKLRNGYIVDSDCCPELLRYYLYTQFIAHEQMADTTARARERGQAFYLDLSLGTHPDGYDVWREQSVFALGASVGAPPDPAFSGGQNWGFPPLHPQRQRESGYKYTIEVLRHHLRFAGILRLDHIMGLHRLFWIPPGLKATEGIYVRYEAKELYAILCLEAHRQRAVIVGEDLGLVPREVRRAMRRRHIYRSYVAQYEMVTGDGGCPEAAPADSVATLNTHDMHPFAAFWDEEDITERQAVGVLMPEQAVAEKEQRQAGKTSLLRCLVTEGRFEEINPTAEEVLRVIAEILAESTSEVMLVNLADLTGERRAQNIPGTYQEHANWRRKIKLSLEELETTPEIQHFLKKIDQIRKKVSNVSPKD